A region of Flavobacteriales bacterium DNA encodes the following proteins:
- the mutS gene encoding DNA mismatch repair protein MutS, which yields MATKTAKKSTSKSKKVTPLMQQYNQIKSKYPDALLLFRVGDFYETFGQDAVVASKILGIVLTARNNGGSNLELAGFPHHSLETYLPKLVRAGQRVAICDQLEDPKQTKKIVKRGVTELVTPGVAFNEQVLENKKNNFLAAVHFDKKQVGVAFLDVSTGEFLVAEGEASYIDKLLQGFNPSEVLFQRNNDKRIIENFGDKFYTYKLEDWVFTDDYSQETLLKHFGTNSLKGFGVENLTTAIVAAGAALHYLADTQHSKVSHITNISRLDEDNYVWLDRFTIRNLELVYSHNEGATTLIDVLDATISPMGGRMLKRWVVLPLKDKKAIDSRLDVVQYFTEHHDFVEDITTHLKRIGDLERLISKVAAARISPRETVHLKYSLLALEPIKTLCEQSNNKALQKIAEQINVCQLISEKIEKELQDDAPVIVSKGNVIKDGVNQELDSLRAIAYKGKDYLLQMQERLMEETGIGKLKIAFNNVFGYYIEVRHTHKDKVPENWVRKQTLTQAERYITEELKEYETKILGAEEKILAIESKLFEDLVFAIADYIQPIQYNASLIARLDCLLSFGKIALKNNYTRPTINDSKALDIREGRHPVIEQNLPLGESYVSNDVFLDDQSQQIIMITGPNMSGKSALLRQTALITLMAQMGSFVPAKSADIGIVDKVFTRVGASDNISSGESTFMVEMNETASILNNFSDRSLVLLDEIGRGTSTYDGISIAWAIAEFIHQNPKARAKTLFATHYHELNDMENAFDRIKNYNVSVKEINKKIIFLRKLVRGGSEHSFGIHVAKVAGMPKQVLDRANQILKKLEKSHGAEEMSNKTKELADEAGMQLSFFKLDDPILEQVKEEIINIDINTLTPVEALMKLNEIKKLVGGKV from the coding sequence ATGGCAACTAAAACAGCTAAGAAATCAACAAGTAAATCAAAAAAGGTAACTCCTTTGATGCAACAATACAATCAAATTAAGTCGAAGTATCCAGATGCTTTATTGTTGTTTCGTGTAGGGGATTTTTATGAGACTTTTGGTCAGGATGCTGTTGTGGCTTCTAAAATTTTGGGAATTGTTTTAACAGCTCGAAATAACGGAGGATCAAATTTAGAGTTAGCCGGCTTCCCTCACCATTCGCTTGAAACGTATTTACCTAAGCTAGTTAGAGCTGGTCAACGTGTAGCGATTTGTGATCAATTAGAAGATCCAAAACAAACCAAAAAAATAGTAAAACGTGGGGTTACTGAATTGGTAACTCCAGGAGTTGCGTTTAATGAACAAGTGCTCGAAAATAAGAAAAACAACTTTTTAGCGGCTGTACACTTCGATAAGAAGCAAGTAGGGGTAGCGTTTTTAGATGTTTCAACTGGTGAGTTTCTGGTAGCAGAGGGTGAAGCGAGCTATATTGATAAGTTATTACAGGGGTTTAATCCAAGTGAAGTTTTATTTCAAAGGAATAACGATAAAAGAATTATTGAAAATTTCGGTGATAAATTTTACACTTATAAATTGGAGGATTGGGTTTTTACAGATGATTATAGCCAAGAAACCTTGCTAAAACATTTTGGAACAAATTCATTGAAAGGGTTTGGGGTAGAAAACCTAACGACCGCAATTGTCGCTGCTGGAGCTGCTTTACATTATTTAGCAGATACACAGCACAGTAAGGTAAGTCATATTACGAATATTTCTCGTCTGGATGAGGACAATTATGTATGGTTAGACCGTTTTACTATTCGTAATTTAGAGTTGGTTTATTCTCATAACGAAGGGGCTACAACACTAATCGATGTTTTGGATGCTACAATTTCTCCTATGGGAGGAAGAATGCTAAAACGATGGGTAGTGCTCCCTTTAAAAGATAAAAAAGCTATAGATAGCCGTCTGGACGTAGTGCAATATTTTACAGAGCATCACGATTTTGTAGAAGATATTACGACACACCTCAAACGAATAGGTGATTTGGAGCGTTTAATATCGAAAGTAGCAGCAGCAAGAATTTCACCTAGAGAAACAGTGCACCTTAAGTATTCATTGTTAGCATTAGAGCCAATTAAAACGTTATGTGAGCAATCAAATAATAAAGCACTTCAAAAAATAGCAGAACAGATAAATGTCTGTCAACTCATTAGTGAAAAGATTGAAAAGGAATTACAAGATGATGCTCCTGTGATTGTTTCAAAAGGAAATGTCATTAAAGATGGGGTCAATCAAGAGCTCGATAGTTTAAGAGCAATAGCCTACAAAGGCAAGGATTATTTATTGCAAATGCAAGAGCGTTTGATGGAGGAAACAGGAATAGGTAAGCTTAAAATTGCTTTTAACAATGTCTTTGGGTATTATATTGAAGTACGTCATACACATAAAGATAAAGTTCCTGAAAATTGGGTGAGAAAACAAACGTTAACTCAAGCGGAACGTTATATTACGGAAGAGTTAAAAGAGTATGAAACAAAAATATTAGGAGCTGAAGAAAAAATTTTAGCAATAGAATCTAAGTTGTTTGAAGACTTAGTTTTTGCCATAGCTGATTATATTCAGCCCATTCAATACAATGCATCGTTAATCGCACGATTAGATTGTTTGTTGTCCTTTGGGAAAATTGCTTTAAAAAATAATTATACTCGACCAACAATCAATGATTCGAAAGCTTTGGATATTAGAGAAGGTCGTCACCCTGTTATAGAACAAAATTTACCATTAGGAGAGTCTTATGTAAGCAATGATGTCTTTCTAGATGATCAGTCCCAACAAATCATTATGATTACTGGTCCAAATATGAGTGGTAAATCAGCATTGTTGAGGCAAACTGCTTTGATTACATTGATGGCGCAAATGGGAAGTTTTGTTCCTGCAAAAAGTGCTGATATAGGTATTGTAGATAAAGTATTTACTCGGGTAGGAGCAAGTGATAATATTTCGAGTGGAGAATCTACATTTATGGTGGAGATGAATGAAACAGCTAGTATTTTAAATAACTTTTCAGATAGAAGTTTAGTCCTACTCGATGAAATTGGTCGTGGGACAAGTACTTATGATGGTATTTCGATCGCCTGGGCAATAGCAGAGTTTATTCATCAAAACCCTAAAGCAAGAGCAAAAACCTTATTTGCAACCCATTATCATGAGCTAAATGATATGGAAAATGCATTTGATAGGATTAAAAACTATAATGTTTCGGTAAAGGAAATTAATAAAAAAATAATTTTCTTGAGAAAGCTAGTCAGAGGAGGAAGTGAGCATAGTTTTGGTATACATGTGGCAAAGGTTGCTGGAATGCCTAAACAGGTTTTAGACAGGGCAAATCAAATTTTAAAGAAGTTAGAAAAATCTCATGGTGCTGAGGAAATGAGTAACAAGACTAAAGAATTAGCAGATGAAGCTGGAATGCAGTTGAGCTTTTTTAAACTCGATGACCCAATTTTAGAACAGGTAAAAGAAGAAATCATTAACATAGATATCAATACATTAACACCTGTTGAGGCGCTAATGAAACTGAATGAGATTAAGAAATTGGTTGGAGGGAAAGTATAA
- a CDS encoding AMP nucleosidase: protein MKTKEEIVNNWLPRYTGVELEDFGKTILLTNFNNYVELFAQKYGVEIDGKNKAMPSATADDITIINFGMGAANAATIMDLLGAIRPKGVLFLGKCGGLKKKNKIGDMILPIAAIKGEGASNNYFPVEVPALPAFNLQRAVSHATREHDLDYWTGTVYTTSRRVWEHDNKFKKYLRKIRAMAIDMETSAIFTGGFANKIPAGALLLVSDQPMVPEGVKTDKSDNSVTANFVEKHIQIGIDALKEIMNKGETVKHLRFM from the coding sequence ATGAAAACAAAAGAAGAAATTGTAAATAATTGGTTGCCAAGATATACAGGGGTAGAGTTAGAGGACTTTGGAAAAACAATTCTATTGACCAATTTTAATAATTATGTAGAATTATTTGCTCAAAAGTATGGCGTTGAGATTGATGGTAAAAACAAGGCGATGCCAAGTGCAACAGCAGATGATATTACCATTATTAACTTTGGAATGGGTGCTGCAAATGCTGCAACAATTATGGACTTGTTGGGAGCAATAAGACCTAAAGGTGTTTTATTTTTAGGGAAATGTGGAGGCTTAAAAAAGAAGAATAAAATAGGGGATATGATCTTACCTATTGCCGCTATCAAAGGAGAAGGGGCTTCCAATAATTACTTTCCTGTTGAAGTACCAGCCTTACCAGCTTTTAATTTGCAAAGGGCTGTTTCACACGCTACTAGAGAGCACGATTTAGATTATTGGACAGGAACTGTTTATACAACAAGTAGAAGAGTTTGGGAGCACGATAATAAATTTAAGAAGTACTTGCGTAAAATTAGAGCAATGGCTATCGATATGGAAACTTCAGCAATTTTTACAGGAGGTTTTGCCAATAAAATACCTGCAGGAGCTTTGTTGCTAGTTTCAGATCAACCAATGGTTCCTGAAGGCGTAAAAACCGATAAAAGCGATAACAGTGTAACGGCTAATTTTGTTGAAAAACACATCCAAATTGGAATAGATGCGCTTAAAGAAATTATGAATAAAGGAGAGACAGTAAAGCATTTACGCTTTATGTAA
- a CDS encoding SRPBCC domain-containing protein, translated as MDQSLKVNKSIEIEAAPEAVWDALINPQKIEQYLFGTQTTSDWNVGSTIRFEGEFNGQKYQDKGNVLEVIENEYIRYNYWSGFSGLPDTPENYCAVIYKLEKQTNNRVLFTWKQIGFSNEENKCHTENSLGQILQQIKELVEKE; from the coding sequence ATGGACCAGTCATTAAAAGTCAATAAAAGTATTGAAATAGAAGCAGCTCCCGAAGCTGTTTGGGATGCTTTAATAAACCCTCAAAAAATTGAACAATATCTATTTGGTACACAAACAACATCCGATTGGAACGTTGGAAGTACAATTCGTTTTGAAGGAGAATTTAATGGTCAAAAGTATCAAGATAAAGGAAATGTTTTAGAGGTCATTGAAAATGAATATATCCGATACAATTATTGGTCTGGCTTTTCTGGTTTACCAGACACCCCAGAAAACTATTGCGCAGTAATCTATAAGCTTGAAAAACAAACCAATAATCGCGTTCTATTTACATGGAAGCAAATTGGATTCTCCAATGAAGAGAATAAATGTCATACAGAAAATAGCCTTGGGCAAATACTTCAACAAATTAAAGAACTTGTTGAGAAAGAATAG
- a CDS encoding VWA domain-containing protein: MIKSYQTLKIINLFFLSGILLLSACKNTTDKNISTVPKDTSETAETVTSGSSKTINIALLLDTSNSMDGLIEQAKSQLWKIINQLTKANKEGEEAAIKIALYEYGNDHLVVTDGFVRQIAPLTNDLDEISERLFELKTNGGSEYCGYVIQSAINQLEWGQKQDGLNAIFIAGNETFTQGPINFEKACANAKEKNIIINTIYCGDYLDGKTTGWEDGARITGGEYLNIDMDQTTTYIASPFDVQISSLNDSLNSTYIGYGKHWVTFSDKQKRQDLNATSYSMENNVARTISKTSKMYKNTNWDLIDKMEEDSTILNTLSKDELPEIMQKMSLEEQQAFLLGNLRKRNIFKKQIQELGKKREAFITKQQKTTNKENSLENSMLEAIKKSANEKGFKFKDQ, from the coding sequence ATGATAAAAAGCTATCAAACATTGAAAATAATCAACCTGTTTTTTCTATCTGGCATTCTTCTTCTATCCGCATGTAAAAATACAACCGATAAAAACATTAGCACAGTACCAAAAGACACCAGCGAAACTGCTGAAACGGTGACTTCGGGAAGCTCTAAGACTATTAACATCGCATTATTGCTAGACACCAGCAACAGTATGGATGGCTTAATTGAACAAGCAAAATCTCAGCTTTGGAAAATAATCAATCAACTAACAAAAGCTAATAAAGAAGGAGAGGAAGCTGCTATTAAAATTGCTTTATATGAATATGGTAATGATCATTTAGTCGTGACTGATGGATTCGTTAGGCAAATCGCACCATTAACCAATGATTTAGATGAAATTTCTGAAAGATTATTTGAACTAAAAACAAATGGAGGAAGTGAATATTGTGGATACGTCATCCAGTCAGCAATCAATCAATTAGAATGGGGACAAAAACAAGATGGATTAAATGCCATTTTTATAGCGGGAAATGAAACCTTTACTCAAGGTCCGATCAACTTCGAAAAGGCTTGCGCGAATGCTAAAGAAAAAAATATAATCATCAATACAATCTACTGTGGTGATTACCTTGATGGAAAAACAACTGGATGGGAAGACGGAGCTCGCATCACAGGAGGAGAATACCTTAATATTGATATGGACCAAACAACCACGTATATTGCTTCTCCATTTGATGTACAGATTAGTTCGCTTAATGACTCATTAAACAGCACCTATATTGGATATGGGAAACATTGGGTTACCTTTTCTGACAAACAAAAAAGACAAGACTTAAACGCGACATCCTATAGCATGGAAAATAATGTAGCGCGTACCATTTCAAAAACTTCCAAAATGTATAAAAACACCAACTGGGACCTTATTGACAAAATGGAAGAAGACTCCACCATTCTTAACACTTTAAGTAAAGATGAACTTCCAGAAATCATGCAGAAGATGAGTTTAGAAGAACAACAAGCTTTCTTATTGGGTAATTTGAGAAAAAGAAACATTTTCAAAAAACAAATTCAAGAGCTCGGAAAAAAGAGAGAGGCATTTATAACTAAACAACAAAAAACAACGAATAAAGAAAACTCCTTAGAAAACTCTATGCTGGAAGCAATTAAGAAATCTGCAAATGAAAAAGGCTTTAAGTTTAAAGACCAATAA
- a CDS encoding glycosyltransferase, which translates to MTDLVSIIMPYKNCEEFLQETLDSLINQTYLNWELIAVNDHSEDESFNLVQASLQNDHRIKNINNTGQGIIEALKTGYALAQGQYITRMDADDICTNEKIQQLKDTIDTHGPNTVAIGKVYYFKADGTAIGNGYLNYQNWINQLAEQQNSFSEIYKECPIPSPSWMLLRTTFDQIGAFNANIYPEDYELAFRMYKAKLKPVGTPNQVHHWRDYTTRTSRTHHHYKDNRFLSLKVQAFIDLDLKHNSPLYLLGAGKKGKTIAKLLIASNIDFHWLCGIESKIGHNIYGKILQNSAQTIENSQLIVTIASSKDLSQIKLNEVNSNDYYYFC; encoded by the coding sequence ATGACCGATTTAGTTTCTATCATAATGCCCTATAAGAATTGTGAAGAATTCTTGCAAGAAACGCTTGATTCTTTAATCAATCAAACTTATTTAAATTGGGAATTAATTGCCGTCAATGATCATTCTGAAGACGAAAGTTTTAACCTAGTACAAGCCTCTCTTCAAAACGACCATAGAATCAAAAACATCAACAATACAGGACAGGGCATAATTGAAGCATTAAAAACTGGCTATGCATTAGCTCAAGGCCAATACATTACTAGAATGGATGCCGATGACATCTGTACTAATGAAAAAATACAGCAGCTAAAAGACACCATAGATACTCATGGTCCCAACACTGTAGCCATTGGAAAAGTTTATTATTTTAAAGCTGATGGAACAGCTATTGGGAATGGCTATTTGAATTATCAAAACTGGATTAACCAATTGGCAGAACAGCAAAATAGTTTTTCAGAGATTTACAAAGAATGCCCCATTCCTTCTCCCAGTTGGATGTTATTAAGAACAACATTTGACCAAATTGGAGCTTTCAACGCGAACATTTATCCTGAAGACTATGAACTAGCTTTTAGGATGTATAAAGCAAAACTTAAACCTGTAGGCACCCCTAATCAAGTCCATCATTGGCGTGATTATACAACGCGAACCTCAAGAACGCATCACCATTATAAAGACAACCGTTTTTTATCATTAAAAGTTCAAGCTTTTATCGACCTGGACCTCAAACATAATTCCCCACTGTATTTGTTAGGAGCAGGAAAAAAAGGAAAAACAATTGCGAAACTATTAATTGCTTCTAATATTGATTTCCATTGGCTTTGTGGAATCGAATCTAAAATTGGTCATAATATTTATGGTAAAATTTTACAAAACAGTGCACAAACCATAGAAAACAGCCAACTTATTGTAACAATAGCTTCATCGAAAGATTTAAGCCAAATAAAGTTAAATGAGGTCAATTCCAACGATTATTATTATTTTTGTTAA
- the holA gene encoding DNA polymerase III subunit delta, whose translation MTYEEVFKELKQKVYKPIYFLQGEESYFIDKISDYIAHHVLDESERDFNQTVVYGRDTTIQDIVNMAKRYPMMSEYQVVIVKEAQDLSRSVENLSAYLGQIMPSTILVFNYKYKKLDGRKALGKELKKKGYLFTSDKVKDYKLPDWIISYCNSEHLAINPRTAHILSEYLGNDLNKIANTLEKLKVVMDGDTEVTEELIQKNVGISKEYNTFELNNALGEKDVYKANLIANHFGQNPKNYPLVVTLGVIYGYFTKLIKYHQYAGQIDDRGLAQKMGVHPFILKEYQKAARNYSMNKIARIFGYLRQYDLASKGVDNASTSDGELLKELVYKILH comes from the coding sequence ATGACATACGAAGAGGTATTTAAAGAGTTAAAGCAAAAGGTTTATAAACCGATTTACTTTTTACAAGGGGAAGAGTCTTATTTTATTGATAAGATATCAGATTATATTGCTCACCATGTTTTAGATGAATCTGAACGAGATTTTAATCAAACGGTTGTCTATGGCCGAGATACAACTATCCAAGATATTGTAAACATGGCTAAGCGTTATCCGATGATGAGTGAATATCAAGTGGTAATTGTTAAGGAAGCACAAGACCTTTCTCGTTCGGTTGAAAATTTAAGCGCTTATTTAGGGCAAATTATGCCATCTACAATTTTAGTGTTCAATTATAAGTATAAGAAGTTAGATGGACGAAAAGCATTAGGGAAGGAGTTAAAAAAGAAAGGTTACTTATTTACTTCAGATAAAGTAAAAGACTATAAATTACCAGACTGGATTATTAGCTATTGCAATTCAGAACATTTAGCAATTAACCCTAGAACAGCTCATATTTTAAGTGAGTATTTAGGGAATGATCTCAATAAGATTGCTAATACTCTGGAGAAGTTAAAAGTAGTAATGGATGGAGATACAGAAGTTACCGAAGAACTGATCCAAAAAAATGTAGGAATATCTAAAGAATACAACACTTTTGAATTGAATAATGCCTTAGGTGAAAAAGATGTTTATAAAGCGAATTTAATTGCCAATCATTTTGGTCAGAATCCTAAGAATTACCCACTTGTGGTAACCTTAGGTGTAATATATGGGTATTTTACTAAACTGATTAAATATCACCAATATGCTGGGCAAATTGATGATCGTGGATTAGCGCAGAAAATGGGAGTGCATCCATTTATTTTAAAAGAATATCAAAAAGCTGCTCGTAATTATAGTATGAATAAGATTGCACGAATATTTGGTTATTTAAGACAGTATGATTTAGCATCAAAAGGGGTCGATAATGCCTCTACATCTGATGGGGAATTACTCAAGGAGTTAGTTTATAAAATTTTACATTAG
- a CDS encoding type I restriction enzyme HsdR N-terminal domain-containing protein: MQELNFPQYDFSIKRQQDKVLIFDEFRKKWMVLTPEEWVRQHVLMYVLKEKGYPKSLIAVEKLVNVNGLKQRFDAVLFNNNARPIAIIECKAPSVKITQEAFHQALRYNAQIGAPYIVLTNGLQTYCGKIDLIKNSFAYLKGIPNYEDV; the protein is encoded by the coding sequence ATGCAAGAACTAAACTTTCCTCAATACGATTTTTCCATAAAAAGGCAACAAGATAAAGTCTTAATTTTTGATGAATTTCGAAAAAAATGGATGGTTTTAACCCCTGAAGAATGGGTAAGACAACATGTATTAATGTATGTCTTGAAAGAAAAAGGCTACCCAAAATCATTAATAGCTGTTGAAAAACTTGTCAACGTAAATGGCTTGAAGCAACGTTTTGATGCTGTACTATTCAATAATAACGCTAGACCCATTGCTATTATTGAATGTAAAGCTCCATCTGTAAAAATTACCCAAGAGGCTTTCCACCAAGCTTTAAGATACAATGCTCAAATTGGAGCTCCATACATTGTCCTTACCAATGGGCTACAAACATATTGTGGGAAGATAGACCTTATAAAAAATAGTTTTGCTTATTTAAAAGGGATTCCTAATTATGAAGACGTTTAA
- a CDS encoding DUF4412 domain-containing protein, with translation MKKKMFSLLSVIAIFVGSTFAQFEGKVVYGLDYELPEAMEAQRSMLPSEMSMLIGKSKTKVIQNTMMGSQIVITDTKAKSSILLMDMMGQKMAIDLPAPTEEELKEEVQPNFKYDDKTKKIAGHKCKHAIMTLEDENGEEMEMDVYYTEEIPSAANDKLKGLKGFPLEYTILSQGLTMIVTAKSVSKEKVAASEFEVPEGFSKMTMEEFKKSMGM, from the coding sequence ATGAAAAAGAAAATGTTTTCGCTATTATCAGTTATAGCAATTTTTGTAGGAAGTACTTTTGCTCAATTTGAAGGAAAAGTAGTTTATGGATTAGATTACGAATTACCTGAAGCTATGGAAGCTCAACGTTCGATGTTACCTTCGGAAATGAGTATGTTAATTGGAAAAAGTAAAACTAAAGTCATCCAAAACACGATGATGGGGTCTCAAATTGTTATTACAGATACCAAAGCAAAATCTAGTATCTTATTAATGGATATGATGGGACAAAAAATGGCCATTGATCTTCCTGCTCCAACAGAAGAGGAATTAAAAGAGGAAGTACAGCCAAACTTCAAATACGACGATAAAACGAAGAAGATTGCAGGGCATAAATGTAAGCATGCTATCATGACTTTAGAAGATGAAAATGGTGAAGAAATGGAAATGGATGTTTATTATACTGAAGAAATTCCTTCTGCTGCCAATGATAAACTTAAAGGGTTAAAAGGTTTTCCTTTAGAGTACACTATTTTAAGTCAAGGATTAACGATGATTGTTACAGCGAAATCTGTTTCTAAAGAAAAAGTAGCAGCTTCAGAATTTGAAGTTCCTGAAGGTTTTTCTAAAATGACTATGGAAGAATTCAAGAAGAGCATGGGAATGTAA
- a CDS encoding transferase hexapeptide repeat family protein — MIYEFNGFKPVIHESAFIHPQANVTGNVFIGKDVYIGPNCVLRGDWGKIVIEDGCNVQENCTVHMFPGTTTRLKAGAHIGHGAIIHGGTIGKNSLIGMNAVVMDNVVVGDESIVGALCFVPAKTIIPNRKIVVGNPAKVVKDVTDKMLEWKTKGTALYQQLPEDCRNTLKECEPLREPEPNRPDQEVLFKIWKET, encoded by the coding sequence ATGATATACGAATTTAATGGGTTTAAACCCGTAATTCATGAAAGTGCATTCATTCATCCACAAGCCAATGTAACAGGGAATGTATTTATAGGAAAGGATGTATATATTGGACCTAATTGCGTGTTAAGAGGAGATTGGGGAAAAATTGTAATAGAAGACGGTTGTAATGTTCAGGAAAATTGCACGGTCCACATGTTTCCAGGTACCACTACAAGATTAAAGGCTGGTGCGCACATTGGACATGGAGCGATTATTCATGGGGGAACTATTGGGAAAAATTCATTGATTGGAATGAATGCTGTAGTCATGGATAATGTGGTCGTTGGTGATGAATCAATAGTAGGTGCACTTTGTTTTGTGCCTGCAAAAACCATCATTCCTAATCGTAAAATTGTAGTAGGAAATCCAGCAAAAGTTGTTAAGGATGTCACTGATAAAATGTTGGAATGGAAGACTAAGGGTACAGCATTGTATCAACAATTACCCGAAGACTGTCGAAACACATTAAAAGAGTGTGAACCCTTAAGAGAGCCAGAACCTAATCGCCCTGATCAAGAAGTTTTATTTAAGATTTGGAAGGAGACTTGA
- a CDS encoding PaaI family thioesterase: MTAQELYEKYNNFDKEFGLKLTVKAPGVITYELHVEEQHLSSPRVGHGAIVAAMMDAILGTTALSKVYDNGNLVSTVEFKINYFKPIFKNDYLLASGEIEFEGKSLIVTTAKIIKQETGELVSKGMGTFNIYPMSKRGLFL; encoded by the coding sequence ATGACCGCACAAGAGCTATACGAAAAGTACAATAATTTTGACAAAGAGTTTGGGTTAAAACTAACAGTAAAAGCTCCAGGTGTTATTACTTACGAACTTCATGTTGAAGAACAACATTTAAGCTCGCCAAGAGTTGGTCACGGTGCTATTGTAGCAGCTATGATGGATGCTATTTTAGGTACTACAGCACTATCAAAGGTTTATGACAATGGCAATTTAGTTTCCACAGTAGAATTTAAGATTAACTATTTCAAGCCTATTTTTAAAAACGATTACTTATTAGCCTCAGGAGAAATTGAATTTGAGGGAAAGAGTTTAATTGTAACTACGGCCAAAATTATCAAACAAGAAACTGGAGAATTAGTCTCTAAGGGAATGGGTACATTTAACATTTATCCAATGTCAAAAAGGGGATTATTTCTATAA